A section of the Xiphias gladius isolate SHS-SW01 ecotype Sanya breed wild chromosome 8, ASM1685928v1, whole genome shotgun sequence genome encodes:
- the LOC120793409 gene encoding uncharacterized protein LOC120793409 has protein sequence MSDCEERDFFCGSWILLGKTKRKNNSQKNKRCVKPKNNITMKIDESFKKKKKNSEFKRAMEGRKERKQKKTNLTVALDDSFIFTHDYSGASEPIAKSKPELSHLCCTEKLKPDHLTQDSKKEIKRKKRVVFDLSQGYIHVKRPKFVSSSKENILSEKEAVRDGKSCSQVTVTGHSQSQQHNNDSQSTSDDINSQDLFITQKMFGVLPSEPSSGEAVDKAVIRKPQPIIKSENGLHSSRVQIKHHEGSNTYLQDSHFHPHPKKVKEHSQRPRAVQIVLTEEEERLHLAQQNPKKETFSFQRQMEKNTNVMEEKKVTGPVHVKPSVVNPYLDYPIVENPNLDVAKSKKHTYTSRQQSPSCHLNTDEPSLLHQMSKASISTQTENFFTTELSSYHNFCQKSGVTVCSENLKPLDLSLPQRARKERGRCEVKDDEEKCSDQKPSSLPDKMKGNVHKDPNLHPICSSVMKDVEVKMEPSGRHRWSVSAQVKGKTTPSPQSDSESKSPETITSSEDNKPPCSTGKLDLTQLKVVQMRLNESFFFKTKGEEKSLRPESPLMKLGHSREMKSRKGH, from the exons ATGAGTGACTGTGAGGAGAGAGACTTCTTTTGTGGGTCTTGGATTTTACTTgggaagacaaaaagaaaaaataactccCAAAAGAACAAAAGATGTGTAAAACCTAAAAACAATATTACCATGAAAATAGATGAGAGtttcaagaagaaaaagaaaaactccgAATTCAAAAGAGcaatggaaggaaggaaagaaaggaagcaaaagaaaaccaatttGACCGTAGCGTTAGATGACAGTTTTATATTCACACATGATTACTCAGGTGCATCTGAACCTATTGCAAAATCAAAACCTGAATTATCACATCTTTGCTGCACTGAAAAACTAAAGCCTGATCACCTGACTCAAGAttcaaaaaaggaaatcaaaagaaaaaagagagtggTGTTTGATTTATCACAAGGCTACATTCATGTCAAACGCCCTAAATTTGTCTCATCTTCCAAAGAGAATATCCTCTCAGAGAAAGAAGCTGTGCGAGACGGTAAGAGTTGTTCACAGGTCACAGTGACAGGGCACAGCCAGAGCCAACAACATAATAATGACTCTCAAAGCACCAGCGATGATATAAACAGCCAGGACCTTTTTATCACGCAGAAGATGTTCGGGGTATTGCCCTCTGAACCTTCCAGTGGTGAAGCCGTTGACAAAGCTGTTATTAGAAAACCTCAGCCAATCATAAAATCAGAAAACGGGCTGCACTCGTCTAGGGTTCAGATAAAACATCATGAAGGATCAAATACATATCTACAGGACTCTCATTTTCATCCCCATCCCAAAAAGGTAAAAGAACACTCGCAGAGGCCAAGGGCAGTACAGATAGTCctcacagaggaagaagagaggttGCATCTAGCACAGCAGAATCCCAAGAAggaaactttttctttccagagacagatggagaaaaacacaaatgtcatggaggagaaaaaagttACTGGCCCTGTTCATGTAAAGCCCAGTGTAGTGAATCCTTACCTGGATTACCCAATTGTGGAAAACCCTAACCTGGATGTTGcaaaatcaaagaaacacaCCTATACTTCAAGGCAACAGTCCCCTTCATGTCATCTAAACACAGATGAGCCTTCCCTGCTTCACCAGATGTCAAAAGCAAGCATTTCCACACAGACGGAAAACTTCTTCACCACTGAACTCTCCTCCTATCACAACTTCTGCCAAAAAAGTGGAGTGACTGTATGTTCTGAGAACTTAAAGCCTCTGGATCTGAGTCTGCCACAGAGGGCCAGAAAAGAACGTGGGAGGTGTGAGGTCAAAGATGATGAAGAAAAGTGCAGTGACCAGAAACCATCATCTTTGCCAGACAAGATGAAAGGTAATGTTCACAAAGACCCCAACCTGCATCCAATTTGTTCTTCAGTCATGAAGGATGTAGAGGTAAAGATGGAGCCTTCTGGTCGACATCGATGGTCTGTCAGCGCACAGGTCAAAGGCAAAACAACTCCAAGCCCCCAGTCAGATTCTGAGTCTAAGTCTCCAGAGACAATAACCTCAAGCGAAGACAACAAGCCCCCCTGTTCCACTGGCAAGCTGGACCTGACCCAG cTCAAAGTGGTCCAGATGAGACTCAACGAGTCcttctttttcaaaacaaaaggagaggaaaagtcCCTCAGACCTGAGTCTCCACTGATGAAACTTGGTCAtagcagagagatgaaaagcAGGAAGGGCCACTGA
- the LOC120792708 gene encoding phosphatidylinositol N-acetylglucosaminyltransferase subunit Y-like translates to MFSLSMMVGLVPIVSLFGLFYSAAVDENFPQGCTSSNSLCFYSLLLPVTIPVYVFFHLWSWMGIKLFRHN, encoded by the coding sequence ATGTTCTCCTTGTCCATGATGGTGGGACTTGTCCCAATAGTGTCCCTCTTTGGTTTGTTCTACTCTGCTGCAGTGGATGAGAACTTCCCTCAAGGCTGCACCAGCAGCAACAGTCTATGTTTCTACAGTCTGCTGCTGCCGGTGACCATCCCTGTCTATGTCTTCTTCCATCTCTGGAGCTGGATGGGGATCAAGCTCTTTAGACACAACTAG
- the LOC120792707 gene encoding protein preY, mitochondrial-like, whose translation MFRNVLGKLVTEKVCVHRYLKHASFIQRVTPSFVFVRSFTNVKDEVQQHFDTSLLEFLVCPLSKKPLRYDAKTNELINEELGIAYPITDGIPNMIPQEARLIQKDVNMSITPTQ comes from the exons ATGTTTCGGAATGTTTTGGGTAAATTGGTgacagaaaaagtgtgtgttcaCCGCTATTTGAAACATGCATCTTTTATACAGAGGGTAACACCCTCATTCGTGTTTGTCAGGAGCTTTACGAATGTGAAGGACGAAGTGCAGCAGCATTTTGACACCTCCCTGCTTGAATTCCTCGTATGTCCGCTGTCCAAGAAGCCACTGAG ATATGACGCTAAGACCAATGAACTGATCAATGAGGAGCTTGGCATCGCCTATCCCATCACTGATGGCATCCCCAACATGATCCCTCAGGAAGCCAGACTCATTCAGAAAGACGTAAACATGTCGATCACACCAACACAATAA
- the pth1a gene encoding parathyroid hormone 1a has product MIDEGCRKGPNHQTRLTSLYITYRTFTFFRLRRRHHQRSIKITFTIRKRTVSEVQLMHNLGERKQVQERREWLQTRLQGIHTTEGQGRSGEVDQTRR; this is encoded by the exons ATGATTGATGAAGGCTGCAGAAAAG gaCCTAACCACCAAACAAGACTGACTTCACTTTATATCACATacagaacttttacttttttcagaCTGAGGAGACGCCACCACCAGAG ATCAATTAAGATCACCTTCACTATAAG AAAAAGGACAGTGAGTGAGGTCCAGCTCATGCACAACCTCGGGGAGCGCAAGCAGGTGCAGGAGCGGCGGGAGTGGCTGCAGACAAGGCTCCAGGGGATCCACACCACTGAGGGCCAGGGCAGGAGTGGGGAAGTAGACCAGACAAGGAGGTAG